A window of the Arcobacter sp. F155 genome harbors these coding sequences:
- a CDS encoding pitrilysin family protein: MSATVKQIKINNIEIPVVFEQDKNLPILNLQLVFKNSGYMQDKNKSGLASLSAKLLNEGTKKLGSTKFAQKLEDSAISLHSSVGFETFVIELSSIKDVNDKALSLLKELLNDPNYDKKVLDKIKTIKTGSLKRKENDFDYIASKNLKEILFEGTALQNPSSGSIESIEKIKLADIKKFLDNAIDLNNLIVVVGGDIEFDELSVKLKKLLKNIKAKNSNKFKTVKTSDKAQVKTLKKETQQAYIYFGSPFETTAKNEDNYKAKVASFILGGSGFGSRLMEEIRVKRGLAYSAYGYVSINKSHNYFTGYLQTKLESADEAKELVSQIVNEFVNKGVTQEELDAAKNFILGSEPLRTETLSQRLHRAFTLFYRGLEFDHSQKELEKIQSLNLDDLNEYIKSHDEIKKLSFSIVRK; this comes from the coding sequence ATGTCTGCTACAGTTAAGCAAATAAAAATAAATAATATTGAAATACCTGTAGTTTTTGAACAAGATAAAAATTTACCAATATTAAATTTACAACTTGTATTTAAAAACTCTGGATATATGCAAGATAAAAATAAAAGTGGTTTAGCATCACTTTCAGCAAAACTTCTAAATGAAGGAACAAAAAAGTTAGGTTCTACTAAGTTTGCTCAAAAGTTAGAAGATTCGGCTATTTCATTACACTCTTCTGTTGGCTTTGAGACATTTGTTATAGAGCTTTCTTCAATAAAAGATGTAAATGATAAAGCCTTATCTTTATTAAAAGAGCTACTAAATGACCCAAATTATGATAAAAAAGTATTAGATAAAATTAAAACTATTAAAACAGGGTCATTAAAAAGAAAAGAGAATGATTTTGACTACATTGCTAGTAAAAACTTAAAAGAAATTCTTTTTGAAGGAACAGCTTTACAAAATCCATCAAGTGGTAGTATTGAATCAATTGAAAAGATTAAACTTGCTGATATTAAGAAGTTTTTAGACAATGCAATTGATTTGAACAACTTAATTGTTGTTGTAGGTGGTGATATAGAGTTTGATGAGCTTTCAGTAAAACTAAAAAAACTATTAAAAAATATAAAAGCTAAAAATAGTAATAAATTTAAAACAGTAAAAACAAGTGATAAAGCACAAGTAAAGACACTTAAAAAAGAGACTCAACAAGCATACATATATTTTGGAAGTCCTTTTGAAACAACAGCAAAAAATGAAGATAACTATAAAGCAAAAGTAGCTTCATTTATTTTAGGTGGAAGTGGTTTTGGAAGTAGACTTATGGAAGAGATTAGAGTTAAAAGAGGTTTAGCTTACTCTGCATATGGATATGTTTCAATAAATAAATCTCACAACTACTTTACTGGATATTTACAAACAAAACTTGAAAGTGCTGATGAAGCAAAAGAGTTAGTTTCTCAAATTGTAAATGAGTTTGTAAATAAAGGTGTAACGCAAGAAGAGTTAGATGCAGCTAAAAACTTTATTTTAGGAAGTGAGCCTTTAAGAACTGAAACATTATCTCAAAGACTACATAGAGCCTTTACTCTATTTTATAGAGGTTTAGAATTTGATCACTCGCAAAAAGAGTTAGAGAAAATACAAAGTCTTAATTTAGACGATTTAAACGAATATATAAAATCTCATGATGAGATCAAAAAATTATCATTTTCAATAGTAAGGAAGTAA
- the gltX gene encoding glutamate--tRNA ligase: MLRFAQSPTKDMSIGDLRVAIFNHIVSKQLNEKLLIRIEDTDKEKTIEGKDKELLELLNLFSIGYEGIFHQSDNLKYHQKLTMQLMGQKNAFACFCSDAKIEELKEEAKKKNKPYEYDGFCQTLSDETVLNVNSPFIVRIKKPEVEIVFNDLLKGKLTYTPSSVDSFPILRQDKMPTHNYAHAVDDMLFNISTIITSEDNIDDAAKQIHVRKLLNYDKEIEFTHVPSVNVDSKYSSVKQLIDEGFLPAAIANYLVLLGNETPKEIFTLEEAVEWFDIKNISKEAVNFDIEKLKEINKKHLSHIDNMRFSKILGFADDDIGKLGKLFLAETSTIKEIKEKIDLVFAPKSTCEGFEEEFVELKLAINDAPYIDSFAEFNQYLTDKTQLKEEKLLKPLTYILTGQTKEIDLSEVYPLIKNYLGEITK; this comes from the coding sequence TTGTTAAGATTTGCACAAAGTCCAACAAAAGATATGAGTATAGGTGATTTAAGAGTAGCAATATTTAATCATATTGTTTCTAAACAATTAAATGAAAAGCTTTTAATTAGAATAGAAGATACAGACAAAGAAAAGACTATAGAAGGAAAAGACAAAGAGCTTTTAGAACTTCTAAATCTTTTTTCTATAGGTTATGAGGGAATTTTTCACCAAAGTGATAATCTGAAATATCATCAAAAACTTACTATGCAACTTATGGGACAAAAAAATGCTTTCGCATGTTTTTGCTCTGATGCAAAAATTGAAGAACTAAAAGAAGAAGCAAAAAAGAAGAATAAACCTTATGAATATGATGGTTTTTGTCAAACTCTTTCTGATGAAACAGTTTTAAATGTTAATTCTCCTTTTATTGTTAGAATAAAAAAGCCAGAGGTAGAGATAGTATTTAATGATCTTTTAAAAGGAAAGCTAACATATACTCCTTCTAGTGTTGATTCGTTCCCTATTCTAAGACAAGATAAAATGCCAACACATAACTATGCACATGCTGTTGATGATATGTTATTTAATATTTCTACTATTATTACATCAGAAGATAATATAGATGATGCAGCAAAACAAATACATGTAAGAAAGCTATTAAACTATGATAAGGAAATAGAGTTTACACACGTTCCAAGTGTAAATGTAGACTCAAAATACTCTTCTGTAAAACAGCTTATTGATGAAGGTTTCCTTCCTGCAGCTATTGCAAACTATTTAGTTCTTCTTGGAAATGAAACACCAAAAGAGATTTTTACATTAGAAGAAGCTGTAGAGTGGTTTGATATAAAAAACATCTCAAAAGAAGCAGTAAACTTTGATATTGAGAAACTAAAAGAGATTAATAAAAAACATCTTTCTCATATAGATAACATGAGATTTTCAAAGATTTTAGGTTTTGCAGATGATGATATTGGAAAACTTGGAAAACTATTCTTAGCTGAAACATCAACTATTAAAGAGATAAAAGAGAAAATAGACTTAGTATTTGCACCAAAATCTACATGTGAAGGTTTTGAAGAAGAGTTTGTAGAATTAAAGTTAGCTATAAATGATGCTCCTTATATTGACAGTTTTGCTGAGTTTAATCAATATCTTACTGATAAAACACAATTAAAAGAGGAAAAACTTTTAAAGCCTTTAACTTATATTCTTACAGGACAAACTAAAGAGATTGATCTTTCAGAAGTTTATCCTTTAATTAAAAACTATTTAGGAGAAATTACAAAATGA
- a CDS encoding YggT family protein, which yields MMDALLSSVFTVVLSIVFLYKWVIIISAILSWVRPDPYNPIVQMLHRLTEPAYNLVRRFIPTVFGGMDFAPIILIFALIFLETFLGKLFMGM from the coding sequence ATGATGGATGCCCTACTAAGTTCAGTTTTTACTGTAGTTTTAAGTATTGTATTTTTATATAAATGGGTTATTATAATATCAGCTATCCTTTCTTGGGTAAGACCTGACCCATATAATCCTATTGTACAAATGCTACATAGATTAACAGAACCAGCTTATAACCTTGTAAGAAGATTTATTCCTACAGTTTTTGGAGGAATGGATTTTGCACCAATTATCTTAATTTTTGCATTAATCTTCCTAGAGACATTCTTAGGTAAACTTTTTATGGGAATGTAA